The Laspinema palackyanum D2c genome includes a window with the following:
- a CDS encoding transposase: MNKSSPLYNALHSWLSQSVPWAHKAHLTTCLWMVVALLQRGEVSLTRWLPYLPCRGEQAQSKQRRVSRWLHNSRINVHRLYKPLILAALANWQDTCLYLSLDTSTYWEEYCLVRLALVYRGRALPVVWRVLKHKSASVAFNEYREMLYQAAHLLPQGVKVVLLADRGFIHIKAMAALSNDLGWHYRIRLKSNTWIWRPGSGWRQLKMFPLMRGEALCLHNVKLHKQECYGPVNVAIGYNNINGEFWAIVSDEPTNLQTFQEYGLRFDIEEAFLDDQSNGWNLQKSEVRSVCALSRLFFILAVATLYVTAQGTQVVASGLRRRIDPHWFRGNSYFRIGWDWIKTALEQGWQLIHSVCFTLAGDPEPAMASRKQYDDRTYRIEFKIHTYKYPPD; the protein is encoded by the coding sequence GTGAATAAAAGCTCCCCTCTCTATAATGCCTTGCACAGTTGGTTGAGTCAATCGGTCCCCTGGGCTCATAAAGCTCATCTGACGACCTGCCTGTGGATGGTGGTGGCCTTGCTCCAACGGGGCGAAGTTAGTCTCACCCGGTGGCTGCCTTACCTACCCTGTCGTGGAGAGCAGGCACAGAGTAAACAACGCCGGGTCAGTCGATGGTTGCACAACAGCCGCATCAATGTTCATCGACTCTACAAACCGCTGATCTTAGCGGCCTTAGCCAACTGGCAAGATACGTGCCTGTATCTGAGCCTAGATACCTCAACGTATTGGGAGGAGTATTGCCTAGTTCGTCTGGCTCTCGTGTATCGAGGTCGGGCGTTGCCGGTGGTGTGGCGAGTGTTGAAACATAAAAGTGCCTCGGTTGCCTTTAACGAATATAGAGAAATGCTGTATCAAGCGGCCCATCTATTACCTCAGGGAGTCAAGGTCGTCTTGCTGGCGGACCGAGGCTTTATCCACATCAAGGCGATGGCAGCCCTCAGCAATGACTTGGGCTGGCACTACCGGATCCGCCTCAAAAGCAATACCTGGATTTGGCGGCCAGGTTCAGGTTGGCGGCAACTGAAGATGTTCCCTCTTATGCGAGGCGAGGCTTTGTGCTTACACAACGTTAAACTGCACAAGCAAGAGTGCTATGGACCCGTGAATGTAGCCATCGGCTACAACAACATCAACGGTGAGTTTTGGGCCATTGTCAGCGATGAACCCACAAACTTACAAACCTTTCAAGAATATGGATTACGCTTCGATATCGAAGAAGCCTTTCTTGATGACCAGTCCAATGGCTGGAATCTTCAGAAATCTGAGGTTCGCTCCGTCTGTGCCCTGTCTCGCCTCTTTTTTATTCTAGCGGTGGCCACTCTCTATGTAACTGCCCAGGGTACCCAGGTTGTGGCCTCTGGGTTGCGTCGCCGAATAGACCCTCACTGGTTTCGCGGCAACAGCTATTTCAGAATTGGGTGGGACTGGATTAAAACCGCTTTGGAGCAAGGCTGGCAGCTCATTCACTCCGTCTGCTTTACTCTCGCGGGCGACCCCGAACCGGCTATGGCTTCTCGAAAACAATATGACGACCGTACCTACCGTATTGAGTTCAAAATACATACTTACAAGTATCCGCCTGACTAA